The genomic DNA GCCCGTGATCACGATGGACGCGGTGCACAGCGCCGCGGCGACCCCTGTCCAGATGGGACGCTCGAGCTGGCGCAGCCGCTCCAACACCCGGGCGACGGGCAGCAGCAGGAAGGGCACCAGCCCCGTCAGGTGGCGAGGCCCCGTCGTCCAGCCCCAGGAGTCATACGAGAAGGAAGACGTGAAGTAGGTGTACCCGGCGAGCAGCGCCACCACGAGCCATGTGTGCATCCGCCACTCCCCGCGGCCACGGGCCTCGCGTCCCAGGAGGAACAGGCCGGGCAGGGCGAGCAACAGGAAGGGGGACAGGGTGAACAGGCCCCGGAGGGGGGAGAAGAAGGACAGGGCGAAGGCGCGTGGATCCGGGTAGCGGATGCCCAGGAAGCCGCCGAGGTGCCAGGGCTGGTAGGCCGCGTCGTTGAGATGCTTGTAGCCGCTCTCCAGCGGATGGCCGAAGGCCGCCTGGTGGTAGAGCATCAACCCCACGAGGAAGGGCAGGGCTCCGAGCAGCGCGAGCCCCACCCCGCGTCCCATCCGGCTCCAGCGGGCACGGGCGGGCTCTTCCCGCCACACCACGGACAGCGTGGCGTAGAGCACGAGCCCCAGCACCCCGAGGGCACCGGTGTACTCGGCGGCCACCGTGGCGCCCGCGCAGGCACCCGCCACCGCGTAGCCCCATTCCCGCCACTCGCCTCGCGCCACCCGCCACAGGGCGTAGAAGCCGCCGAACAGCAGCACCGCCGTCGTCTGATGGCTCATGAAGAGCAGCGAGTAGCTGAACGCCAGCGAGCCCAGCCCGTACGTCACCGTCACCGCGTCCGCGACCTGGGGGGACACGTACTCGCCGAGGAAACGGCGCACGAGCCTCAGCAGCAGCAGCGTGGGCAGGACCGTGAGGAGCAACCGGCTGAAGAAGACGAGAGGAACCTCGCGCACCGCATGGAGGAAGCCTCCCGCCGCCACGCGCATCACCGCGTAGAGCGGTACCGCGGCGAAGGACAGCAGGGGGGCCTTGGATGGGTAGTACCTGCCGTCCTTGACGGACAGGTCACCCACGTAGCCAAAGTCCTGGAGCGCCCGGTTGATGTCGAGCGTGCCGTACTCCACGAGCGCTCGCGTCTGCCACAGCCGGCACAGCTCGTTGGGTGAGCGCAGGCCCGGGTGGTAGGGGAACAAGAGGACGTACAGCGCCACCAGCGCCGCGTACACCCCGCGCGGCGCGGGCGAGGCGTTCACAGCGCGTCGCTGCCGCGCTCTCCCGTGCGGATGCGCACGGCCTCGTCCACGGGCAGGACGAAGATCTTCCCATCGCCGATCTTCCCCTCGGCGCCCGAGCGAGCCACGCGCACGATGGCTTCCACCACCTGCTCCACGAGGTCGTCGTCCACCACCACCTCCACCTTCACCTTGGGCTGGAAGTCCACCACGTACTCGGCGCCCTTGTAGAGCTCCGTGTGGCCCTTCTGCCGACCGAACCCCTTCACCTCCACCGCGGTGAGACCGTGCACGCCCACCTCATGCAGCGCGTCCTTCACATCATCCAGCTTGAACGGCTTGATGATGGCTTCGATCTTCTTCATTCCGCACCTCCCGT from Melittangium boletus DSM 14713 includes the following:
- a CDS encoding P-II family nitrogen regulator, which produces MKKIEAIIKPFKLDDVKDALHEVGVHGLTAVEVKGFGRQKGHTELYKGAEYVVDFQPKVKVEVVVDDDLVEQVVEAIVRVARSGAEGKIGDGKIFVLPVDEAVRIRTGERGSDAL